The following is a genomic window from Ptiloglossa arizonensis isolate GNS036 chromosome 11, iyPtiAriz1_principal, whole genome shotgun sequence.
taaaatataaattaatttatttctagGGTTCTTGCAACAAGTACTAGACATggctttttacaatttattgaaTCGACAACAGTCGCAGAAGTTCTGGCTAGCGAGGGTTCCATATTAAGTTTTTTTCGAAAACATCATCCTTCTGAAAATGGTCCTTATGGTGTTGTACCTGAAGTTATGGATACTTATGTTCGAAGTTGTGGTAAGAATATATTCGTCGGCGTAATAActgatattaatataaattacacAAAACAATTTTTCAGCTGGCTACTGTATTATTACGTATGTACTTGGCGTTGGTGACCGACATTTAGATAATTTACTTTTAACAACATCGGGtaaatttctttccaaattttcgaatcttttcaattgtaaatacaatattattaacAAGAGATAGGCGAAAGGATTTAATTAAAATCAATGTTTATTGCAGGCAAACTCTTTCACATAGACTTTGGATACATTCTAGGCAGGGATCCGAAGCCCTTACCACCGCCAATGAAActaagcaaagaaatggttgaagctATGGGAGGCGTGGGATCAGAACATTATCATGAATTTCGGAAACAATGTTACACTGCATTTCTGCATTTACGCAGACACGCAAATTTAATGTTAAATCTATTTTCATTAATGGTAGATGCTAGTGTACCAGACATAGCGCTAGAACCAGATAAAGCTGTAAAAAAAGTTCAAGATAAACTGCGATTGGATTTGAGTGATGAAGAAGCAGTGCATTATGTCCACAATCTTTTGGATTTGTCAGTAACGGCTGTAATGGCAGCATTAGTAGAACAACTGCACAAATTTGCACAGTACTGGCGGAAATAAAGTCAAATTAAGTGAAATAATGATCACAAAGACTGTGATCCTTTTTAACTATTGCAAATATTACTATATTGTATATAAATGACCATACATCTATAAATGTAACataatttattgtattttgGGATTATTTTAGATAATAAATCTTTGATAATAACAAATGTTAAGTGTGTTAAATGTAAAATTCATTTACATGTTTATACTAAAACCAATATTCTTAATAACAAATGATTGTATTTCTTGCATATTCGTAAATTGCATACAAAAGTTCTACTACTTAACGTGCCGTACAATCGCATTAACAAAAACAAGTTTGAGACGTAACATATgttaacaatattattaacaaTCTTCAAATACAATTTGTAGGGGAGAGATTATAATACAAGCTTTTCTTGCATATTTACTTGCAAGATTCCGAATTATGAAAATAGACTAAAAAAAGACTAAATGCAATTCTTTTACAGATAAAAGTTTATTGTAatgggaaattttcaaataataaaacaacCAAAAACATTcattgtacatacatataatcTGTTACGTAAATATTCATATACTTATATTATCTCTTAGTTACAATCGTGTATGTGGTGCACACTGTAGAAATAAAAAGATAATATTGTTAGATATTTTGGTAGTGTAACTCTTTTGAGTGGAAGATATATATGCATGCACATGCATTTGTGTAGTTGCGTGTGTGAAACTTATTCAGTAACTGCTTGGCAGAACTCAAGATACACGGTGATCCTAAAATCAACTtacttaaattatttataaatgtaaattaaagaTCTCTCAATAAACACGTTGCTTCCTTTGACGTCTTCGTGATGAACCTACAATATACTTACATTTAAATGTAATTACAGTTACGAACCGCTGATAAAGAAGATAGAGTCGGTGGAATGCGCAGTTAAGATCTCATCATTTCTCGGTATAGTTAAGAGCTTCAGCAACATCGAGTTAAGAGCTCTATAATTTTtggttaatatttaatttttgtcatatttaaaattcatttacatGTTTATACTAAAACCGATATTCTTACAAACAAAACGAAACTTTGTATAAAACAAATCAAATTAATTGATTGCGAACATAAAACGGTTTCTTAAGATATAAGAAGTAATACGATAttgtaaaatggaaaatatttataacgcataagaatattgtttaatgtttatattttgaAGGCAATATAAAAGTCATTTCATTCGAGATGCTATTTAAAGTGATGAAGAATACGTTtacaaaaagaataataaaatatatttcaaaatccaACTAGTCATTATGCCCGTGTATTTAAACAATGCAGGATTGGCTATTTGTTAGATAACTTTGAATAAATCCATATTCGATAATTATCTGGATAaaactttattcgaataatgaacgTAGGGGACAATTTTATTTGACAGTTTAACAATAAGACTATCTGCAATGTACGTAACTATACATGAATATTTGTACTGTACACGATAGtcaattattattgtttctaaGGTAACTAATTTTTATCATGTTCAGTTTTAATTCTTAGACCTCAATAGTGCTAAAATTTGATTCTAGTCTAAATCGATAACGACGAAAGTGATATAGAAGCAATATTGGAGACGTCGCATATCTCCAATTCGTGGACTGCAAAAAAGTATTGCCTATAATGCATCATTATTTTACATCTTGACTGTCCTTTAGGCAACTAGTAAGTTTAAATAAAAAGTTTAAGTAGCTCCATCTAGCGTTTCATCCGCGCAACGTTAAAACTTCCCGTGAAAAAGAAGGGAATGTGTTGTGTGTTGTACTCCCCTCAAACGGCGAGTATTAAGGGACACGTGTATACTCCAGCACTATAAATGCGGTAGAGCGACGGCAATGTAAAGTAGAGAAATGTATTGAGTTCACTTTCATAAAATAATCatggaaaatattaatgataagTTTTTCTATGTCTACAGTTCTTCTTTAGATATgagaatacaaattaaaatgtaaGATTCGATTGTAAGTGTTTTAAATACAATAAACGTCAGTACCAACTCATATCAGGTTACTATAAAAAAATTCATTGTCGTGTATTTTCCTGACGAAAACAAATGGGCGAATGACAGTACAGTTAAATATGTAATAATTATATTGTAATATCTATTCCGGATATAGTGCagattatcaaatatttaattataaaatatgttgTACTGCAAGTTCTATTAGTTAAAATAATGTGTAAACACTTTTTGATACAGATTATcttaatacattatatgtttctTGTAGAGGAACTTTAAAAGGTAAATGGCAATGTGGGGAAAATGGCATAATAGTTGTTGATCCTATGTTAAAATACAATGGTCTATACATAGTCAAAGGAGGATGTAGAGAATTACTAGCTTCTTTACAAGTATGGGCTGGAGGAAGACCACTTGTTTTGCCTGTTCACACATCTTACAAACACTTTACCTCATGTTGgaagtatatataattttttattttataccattATAGTGTGTATGTACATGTTTAGAAGACAAAGGATATTTAGGACTTGTTGATCATTTTGAACCTAAGAATGtgcaacaatttttatacatCTTTACAAAACTGTCATAGAGAGTAATAGAATGTTATCTCTTTAAATCgtacaattaattataatatcATAGAAAATGAACCTATTGTTTATAATATCAATACCAAATAAAAAGGAACTGGATAGATAGCAATGCATTTGAATATTGTGAGTGAAAAGAATATGGATAATTTTATATAGCCCTCGGGCACCTCTATGTTTCTATCAATTGTCCATAGTATCTTCACTAGCATTCATTGAAATTACAACTTTCAAgtctatttttaaatatgtcCTCACCTGATTATTAAGTTAAAAGCAGTGGCATTCAATTTTTCTAGAAAAGAGTTTtctgtatatatatagaaatcaCTGTACATTCTtagatttaaaatattatattacttaACATTATTCTTCATTTAATTATTACAGTTGGAATCAGTGGGTGACTCTTCCTATATCTTATTCCGACTTACCACGGGATGCTCAGTTATGCATAAGTTTGTATGATTGTGCTGGACCTGGTAGGAGACTACCAATTGGTGGTACAACAATATCTTTATTTGGAAAACATGGAGTCTTTCGTCAAGGAATGTTAGATCTTCGAGTATGGCCTGGAGTAGAAGCAGATGGTAGCATATCTACTAATACTCCAGGAAAGACTAGGGGTCATGGGAAGGAACAAATGCAGATATTAGCAAAACTTGTCAAAAAGCATAGAAATGGTCAAATAAATAGAGTTGATTGGTTGGACAGATTAACATTCAGAGAAATCGAATTAATTAATGAAAGCGAGAAAAGAGCatctgaatatttatatttaatgatTGAGTTTCCAGAAATTACTATGGATGGAATACCGGTATGAAGAACTCCATATTTAATAAGTTTATTGATTTACTAATTAACAGTACGTTCATGAAATTGTATTCATTGTTTgggtatatttttatattcttgttGCTTATTTCTATTGTACTAATACATATTTTCTTTACTATAGTATTCCATAGTATATTTTGAAAAAGATGGAGATGAAGTTATTCAACACAGATCGCAACCAGATGTTGTAACTCTTCCTGATTATGAGATTTTACAAGTAAgtctaataattaatttcctttcCTTGTTTCACAGAATGCACAAAATAAGAATGATCACTCCAACATATGTATTCCAAATTTGGTCTATGAAGATCTGCAAAGGCAAAACGTATCCAATCATGTGTTGTTTCAGAGGAGACTAACTTTGTTCATTCTGTTTTAtgataaaaaaaactataataAAGTATATgcacaaaattttattatttaaccaCTTGCGGTGGAAAGACGTGCCACGCACGTCGAGATGCTTCTGTTACAGAAACGCCAGCAATGTGTTACACACGTCGTCCGGCGATTGTTGCAGAAAGAAAAATGACGTGCGTTCACTGTTAATGAAATTCTTTACCAAGGCACAGTTTCTATTTGCACTTCATTGTGTAAAGTTATCAGTATTGACCTCAGACTGTAAAATGGAAAGTGATAGTGAAGCCAGTGATATTATTTCTATAAATACAAGGAGAAGACAAGACAATGTAGAATCTGACAGCAATTTAGAAGAAATTGATTTTCCACTTCTGAATCGGCGTGGAATTATATCTGACGACGAGGAAGAAGCTCAGAATGAGAATAGGGAAAGGAATGTTTCATCCCAGGAACAGATATGGAAATACACGGAAAATACAACTCAAGTATGGAGATATTTGAGAAtatctaaaataaatattctagtTGGGCAAAATGTGACAGCTTTGCAAATGACAAGTGGAATATTAGCAGAAgacttttggaaaattattgtgACAGAAACCAATCGTTACGCCAATCAAACACTCCAAAATGAAAACtgcaaattacaaaaatttgaaGACATTTAGTGGGACACCAATATAAATGAACTACATGCCTACTTTGCTTTGTGCATTTTGATGTCCCAAGTCAAAAAACCGACTGTGCAGTCATATTGGTCAAAAAATAGCGTAATCGAGACATCAATATTTCGTAAAACAATGCCCTATTGGACATTTGCCCAAATTTCACGCTTTTTGCACTTTACTGATAACGAAGTTGCAAAAGATAATGACGATCGTTTATGTAAAGTACGAAGTGTAATCGATTATTTTAATGAGAAATTTCAAAACATTTACACTCCCGCGGAATACATTTTGTTAGATGAATCGCTAATGAAGTACACGGGTCGGATGTCGTACAAACAGTATAATCCGTCCAAAAGAGCACACTTTGGagtgaaattttataaattatttgaatcCAAGTCGGGTTATTGCATTAAATTCAAAATCTACACTGATCAAGATTTAGACAGAAATGCGAATGTAACTGCCTCTGAAAATGTTACAATGTATATGTCCATAGTACTAACTGGTTACGGGCATACTCTATTTTTGGACAATTGGTATTCTTTGCCAAGCCTATTTCAAAAGCTACAGTCTATAAAAATTAACGCCGTAGGAACagtgagatgtaataggaagaATATGCCTAAATAACTCGAAGCTGTAAAACTAAAACGATCTGACGTGATATCGCGCTCCTGTAATGGAATTTTGGTTGCAAAATAGAAAGACAAGAAAGACATATATGTAATGTCCACAAAACATACAAAAATTGAGATGATCGaagtggaaaaataataatagccCTATAACAAAGCCCAACATCGTTTTGGAATACAATGAGGGTATGGGTGGAGTGGATCTGCAAGACAATTATTTATCGTCTTTTAAATTAATGAGAAAATATGTTAAAAgttataaaaagatatttttttacgTAGCAGATATGGCACTGTTCAattcatatattttatattgcaAAAAGTGGAAATACCAAAATGTAAAAAGTATTCTTTTGCGAAGTTTCGAATCGATGTAGCCGAACAAATTTTAGAAACAGCATGTCTTCCTGATTACCAAAGACGTGGAAGGATATCTGCTGGAAACGCTCCAGATCGCTTACAAGCGGAGCAATGGGGACATTTCCCAAGAAATATACCGCCTACAAACGCCAAAAAAAATCCATAACGGAGGTGCGTAGTATGCGCTAAACATAAAAACCGGAGTGAAATTACGTGGGAGTGTAAAAAATGTCTTGTAGCATTACACATTCCAAGctgttttgaaaaatatcacACCCTGCAAGATTATTAATAAGTAAATTTAGTATTGATACACATGTAATTTTATCATCAGTTGATGCatctttatattttcttctgGAACCCCCTGAAAGCTGCCTGAACGCGCCCCAAAATGATTTGCACTCGACTGTTCTGGCACACGCAACAGAGAATTTTTTTGCACCGCAAGTGGTTAAATAAtatgttcaattttttaattttacgtatatatttttatcgttaggaAAATCTTGTAGAAGCAAAACATCACAAATTAGCTAGAAGTTTACGTAGTGGAGATCATACGCGAGAGTTAAAACCAACTTCAAGTGTACGCGATGCTTTGAATATAATATTAAGTTATCCACCAACCACAGCACTTTCTACAGAGGAACAAGACTTGATTTGGAAATACAGATTTTATTTGTCAAGTCAGAAGAAAGCTTTAACGAAGTTTGTAAAATGCGTGAATTGGAAAGTTGTTGGGGAAGAGCGGCAAGCTTTAGAAATGTTAGCATTATGGGCACCACCTGACCCCGAAGATGCATTGGAATTACTTGGCCCAGCATTCACACATCCAGCTGTTAGAAGATATGCTATAACCCGACTTAATCAAGCACCTGATGATGACTTAATGTTATATTTACTGCAGTTAGTGCAAGCTTTGAAGTATGAAGATtttgaaagtattaaaaatgCACATCATATATTAATGAAGGACAAGGAAtctgaaaaaattgagaaattagaTCGGGACATACAAATCAATGATTCTTCATCTACACCCATAACAGTTGTAAGTAATCTTGTgatacaaaaattgaatttctgacTTATTACATATAGTAGACATAATTTACAGTccagtgtatctgaaagtggacagtTTTCAACCAATCAAGATTCTCTTATGGATTTAGCATCTTTCTTGATTACTCGTGCATGCCAAAATACCACATTGGCTAACTACTTCTACTGGTATCTTTCTATTGAATGTGAAGATCAAAATGACCTGGCCATAAGTGCAAAACAAGACACGCGCGTCAAAGAAATGTATATTACTGTAATGGTAATGTTTTCAAAAATGTTGGGTCAAGGAAATGCTATTTGGCAAAAAAGAAGAGCGTTTCTTTCAcgtcaaaaaatatttattgagcAATTAGTAGCGCTTGTGAAAAAAGTCGCAAGAGAAAGCGgtaatcgtaaaaaaaaaactgagaGGCTAAGAGCATTACTGGCAGATCTAGATCCAgcattcaaaattaatttctccaacTTCGAACCAATACCTTTTCCCTTAGATCCAGAAATTTGTATTAAAGGAATTATTCCTGAAAAGTACGAATggctttattttatatattacagaatatttatgctttgtgtatttaatatttatgagAATATTTATGATTGTTTTTAGGGCAAGTCTTTTTAAATCTGCTCTCATGCCATCCAAATTAACTTTTTTAATGACAGATAACAGCGAGTATATAGCAATTTTTAAACATGGTGATGATCTAAGACAAGATCAATTAATATTACAAACGATAGCACTTATGGATAAATTGTTAAGAAGAGAAAACCTGGATTTAAAACTCACCCCTTACAGgtcaatatttttagaataatcTGTCTAGTgtagtattttatttaaaatataaattaatttatttctagGGTTCTTGCAACAAGTACTAGACATggctttttacaatttattgaaTCGACAACAGTCGCAGAAGTTCTGGCTAGCGAGGGTTCCATATTAAGTTTTTTTCGAAAACATCATCCTTCTGAAAATGGTCCTTATGGTGTTGTACCTGAAGTTATGGATACTTATGTTCGAAGTTGTGGTAAGAATATATTCGTCGGCGTAATAActgatattaatataaattacacAAAACAATTTTTCAGCTGGCTACTGTATTATTACGTATGTACTTGGCGTTGGTGACCGACATTTAGATAATTTACTTTTAACAACATCGGGtaaatttctttccaaattttcgaatcttttcaattgtaaatacaatattattaacAAGAGATAGGCGAAAGGATTTAATTAAAATCAATGTTTATTGCAGGCAAACTCTTTCACATAGACTTTGGATACATTCTAGGCAGGGATCCGAAGCCCTTACCACCGCCAATGAAActaagcaaagaaatggttgaagctATGGGAGGCGTGGGATCAGAACATTATCATGAATTTCGGAAACAATGTTACACTGCATTTCTGCATTTACGCAGACACGCAAATTTAATGTTAAATCTATTTTCATTAATGGTAGATGCTAGTGTACCAGACATAGCGCTAGAACCAGATAAAGCTGTAAAAAAAGTTCAAGATAAACTGCGATTGGATTTGAGTGATGAAGAAGCAGTGCATTATGTCCACAATCTTTTGGATTTGTCAGTAACGGCTGTAATGGCAGCATTAGTAGAACAACTGCACAAATTTGCACAGTACTGGCGGAAATAAAGTCAAATTAAGTGAAATAATGATCACAAAGACTGTGATCCTTTTTAACTATTGCAAATATTACTATATTGTATATAAATGACCATACATCTATAAATGTAACataatttattgtattttgGGATTATTTTAGATAATAAATCTTTGATAATAACAAATGTTAAGTGTGTTAAATGTAAAATTCATTTACATGTTTATACTAAAACCGATATTCTTAATAACAAATGATTGTATTTCTTGCATATTCGTAAATTGCATACAAAAGTTCTACTACTTAACGTGCCGTACAATCGCATTAACAAAAACAAGTTTGAGACGTAACATATgttaacaatattattaacaaTCTTCAAATACAATTTGTAGGGGAGAGATTATAATACAAGCTTTTCTTGCATATTTACTTGCAAGATTCCGAATTATGAAAATAGACTAAAAAAAGACTAAATGCAATTCTTTTACAGATAAAAGTTTATTGTAatgggaaattttcaaataataaaacaacCAAAAACATTcattgtacatacatataatcTGTTACgtaaatattcatatatttatattatctcTTAGTTACAATCGTGTATGTGGTGCACACTGTAGAAATAAAAAGATAATATTGTTAGTGATGAAAATATCAAATTGTTATTGATATAAGAACGCAGCAATGCTAATTTATTCAGTATCACTTTATGCCACTTAGATTCGATTACTTCAATGAAGCAACACACATATTCCAACTTACGATTGTATCAGAAAGTTTTAAtagaaaatgtaattatattttcCCTCATCTTacagtattatatattatttataggtACAGAAATTTTTGTAGTGTAACTCTTTCGAGTGGAagatatatatgcatgtatatgtatttatgtagATACATATTTGAACACATACatgcataaatatatatataaattgaatTGAAAGAGCAATTAAAGAATATTAACAATTCAGTCCATCTTAGAAAGTTGATCTGGCTAAATTTAGCCAGaacattttatcaattttgtgttttctttttagTGCGACATTAATAACTTTAATTAATAACTTTCTTCCCCTGACAATAACATAATACATAATATGTACACACGTGATCGTGATTGAAAACGCCACGAGAAATAAAAACAGATTTATTTTTGATAACATGAGTTTATAAAGAATATAATATAATCATTTCTATTAGGATATGTTGGTAAATC
Proteins encoded in this region:
- the LOC143152968 gene encoding phosphatidylinositol 3-kinase catalytic subunit type 3-like isoform X1 codes for the protein MENINDKFFYVYSSSLDMRIQIKIGTLKGKWQCGENGIIVVDPMLKYNGLYIVKGGCRELLASLQVWAGGRPLVLPVHTSYKHFTSCWNWNQWVTLPISYSDLPRDAQLCISLYDCAGPGRRLPIGGTTISLFGKHGVFRQGMLDLRVWPGVEADGSISTNTPGKTRGHGKEQMQILAKLVKKHRNGQINRVDWLDRLTFREIELINESEKRASEYLYLMIEFPEITMDGIPYSIVYFEKDGDEVIQHRSQPDVVTLPDYEILQENLVEAKHHKLARSLRSGDHTRELKPTSSVRDALNIILSYPPTTALSTEEQDLIWKYRFYLSSQKKALTKFVKCVNWKVVGEERQALEMLALWAPPDPEDALELLGPAFTHPAVRRYAITRLNQAPDDDLMLYLLQLVQALKYEDFESIKNAHHILMKDKESEKIEKLDRDIQINDSSSTPITVSSVSESGQFSTNQDSLMDLASFLITRACQNTTLANYFYWYLSIECEDQNDLAISAKQDTRVKEMYITVMVMFSKMLGQGNAIWQKRRAFLSRQKIFIEQLVALVKKVARESGNRKKKTERLRALLADLDPAFKINFSNFEPIPFPLDPEICIKGIIPEKASLFKSALMPSKLTFLMTDNSEYIAIFKHGDDLRQDQLILQTIALMDKLLRRENLDLKLTPYRVLATSTRHGFLQFIESTTVAEVLASEGSILSFFRKHHPSENGPYGVVPEVMDTYVRSCAGYCIITYVLGVGDRHLDNLLLTTSGKLFHIDFGYILGRDPKPLPPPMKLSKEMVEAMGGVGSEHYHEFRKQCYTAFLHLRRHANLMLNLFSLMVDASVPDIALEPDKAVKKVQDKLRLDLSDEEAVHYVHNLLDLSVTAVMAALVEQLHKFAQYWRK
- the LOC143152968 gene encoding phosphatidylinositol 3-kinase catalytic subunit type 3-like isoform X2; its protein translation is MTVQLNIGTLKGKWQCGENGIIVVDPMLKYNGLYIVKGGCRELLASLQVWAGGRPLVLPVHTSYKHFTSCWNWNQWVTLPISYSDLPRDAQLCISLYDCAGPGRRLPIGGTTISLFGKHGVFRQGMLDLRVWPGVEADGSISTNTPGKTRGHGKEQMQILAKLVKKHRNGQINRVDWLDRLTFREIELINESEKRASEYLYLMIEFPEITMDGIPYSIVYFEKDGDEVIQHRSQPDVVTLPDYEILQENLVEAKHHKLARSLRSGDHTRELKPTSSVRDALNIILSYPPTTALSTEEQDLIWKYRFYLSSQKKALTKFVKCVNWKVVGEERQALEMLALWAPPDPEDALELLGPAFTHPAVRRYAITRLNQAPDDDLMLYLLQLVQALKYEDFESIKNAHHILMKDKESEKIEKLDRDIQINDSSSTPITVSSVSESGQFSTNQDSLMDLASFLITRACQNTTLANYFYWYLSIECEDQNDLAISAKQDTRVKEMYITVMVMFSKMLGQGNAIWQKRRAFLSRQKIFIEQLVALVKKVARESGNRKKKTERLRALLADLDPAFKINFSNFEPIPFPLDPEICIKGIIPEKASLFKSALMPSKLTFLMTDNSEYIAIFKHGDDLRQDQLILQTIALMDKLLRRENLDLKLTPYRVLATSTRHGFLQFIESTTVAEVLASEGSILSFFRKHHPSENGPYGVVPEVMDTYVRSCAGYCIITYVLGVGDRHLDNLLLTTSGKLFHIDFGYILGRDPKPLPPPMKLSKEMVEAMGGVGSEHYHEFRKQCYTAFLHLRRHANLMLNLFSLMVDASVPDIALEPDKAVKKVQDKLRLDLSDEEAVHYVHNLLDLSVTAVMAALVEQLHKFAQYWRK
- the LOC143152968 gene encoding phosphatidylinositol 3-kinase catalytic subunit type 3-like isoform X3 produces the protein MLKYNGLYIVKGGCRELLASLQVWAGGRPLVLPVHTSYKHFTSCWNWNQWVTLPISYSDLPRDAQLCISLYDCAGPGRRLPIGGTTISLFGKHGVFRQGMLDLRVWPGVEADGSISTNTPGKTRGHGKEQMQILAKLVKKHRNGQINRVDWLDRLTFREIELINESEKRASEYLYLMIEFPEITMDGIPYSIVYFEKDGDEVIQHRSQPDVVTLPDYEILQENLVEAKHHKLARSLRSGDHTRELKPTSSVRDALNIILSYPPTTALSTEEQDLIWKYRFYLSSQKKALTKFVKCVNWKVVGEERQALEMLALWAPPDPEDALELLGPAFTHPAVRRYAITRLNQAPDDDLMLYLLQLVQALKYEDFESIKNAHHILMKDKESEKIEKLDRDIQINDSSSTPITVSSVSESGQFSTNQDSLMDLASFLITRACQNTTLANYFYWYLSIECEDQNDLAISAKQDTRVKEMYITVMVMFSKMLGQGNAIWQKRRAFLSRQKIFIEQLVALVKKVARESGNRKKKTERLRALLADLDPAFKINFSNFEPIPFPLDPEICIKGIIPEKASLFKSALMPSKLTFLMTDNSEYIAIFKHGDDLRQDQLILQTIALMDKLLRRENLDLKLTPYRVLATSTRHGFLQFIESTTVAEVLASEGSILSFFRKHHPSENGPYGVVPEVMDTYVRSCAGYCIITYVLGVGDRHLDNLLLTTSGKLFHIDFGYILGRDPKPLPPPMKLSKEMVEAMGGVGSEHYHEFRKQCYTAFLHLRRHANLMLNLFSLMVDASVPDIALEPDKAVKKVQDKLRLDLSDEEAVHYVHNLLDLSVTAVMAALVEQLHKFAQYWRK